The stretch of DNA TCCAGTAGTTTTATTTCATGGTGTGTATTCAGGTTGATCAGTGAGATACGCCTTGGTGTTGCTGCATTTTCAAAACTGTGTATGGCAAATTTGGCATCGGCAGATATCTGGTAACTGTGTTGCCCGTCCATACCAGCCGGTGATACCCTTTCTGCTTCCCCCTTCCCATCCAGCCTGCTGCGGTACAGGTAACGCCGGGTAAAATTTTCGGGCGAAGCAATGTAATATACAAAGCCGCCAACGGGGTCGATACAGTTTATGTTCACCACATCAAAATTTCCTTTGGTAATGAGGTTCATTTCTTTTCCATCCCGGGAAACTTTGTACAAATGCATCCAGCCATCTTTTTCGCTGGTCCATGTAAATGAGGTTGTATTGTCCAGCCACACAATATTATCATGTATATCTAAAAATGCTTCGTCTTTGTCGGTTAAAATATTTTTAAGCGCCATGGTTTTGGTGTTGCCTGTCCAAACGGTGTTGGTGTTCTGTAAACGGTTCAGTTGCTGTATCATCACTTCATCAGAACCGGGTATATACTCCATCCTGGCCAGATAATTATTGCGGGGATCGCCGGGAACTGAAAACCATTTTGTTTTTCCGCCTGCGGCAGAAATCACACCCACTTTAACGGCCGAATTGGCAGTACCCACTTTGGGATAAGGCAAAGGAATTGGTTTTGAATAATTGGAATCAACATTGTTGATCATGTAAAACGTGCCAACGCCCTTTGTATCCGATTGCCAGTAAGCAATATTTTTTCCATCGGGGCTCCAGCGAAACCCATCCCGGTTATCCAGCTCTTCTTCATATACCCAGTCAAATGTGCCATTGATGATATTGCCGCCGCCATCCTTGGTAAGTTGGGTAGTTTTTCCGGTGGCAATATCTTCCACATAAATATTCAGCTTGCTTACATAAGCCACTCTTCCTCCATCCGGAGAGAACTTAGCAAACATGAGTGTAGCTTCTTCAAGTCCTTTGCCTAGTTGAGTAAGCCTGCCATTGGCAAGATTCAGCACCCAATAATCGCCTCTTGAATTCTGGCGCCACACTTTACGGGTATTGGTAAAGACCAATAGTTTGCTGTTGTCTTCGCTCCATATATAATTGGCGATGGACAGTGGTTTGTTTGTTCCGGCAGGAATCAGCTGTTTGGCATTTACCAGAACGGTTCTTAACCTGCTTTCTGCATTGTATACCACAATATCAGTTCCTTTAGCCCCTGCATTGTTCTCCAGGGTAGAATAACCTTTGTTGTCTTTCATCCACCTTACCGGTCCAAAACCTTTCGACCGGTATACATTATTGGAGTAAATATCTTCCAGGGTTAATTTTTTTGTTTGCGCAAAACTGTTGCAGAAACAAAAAACGGCGAAGATGAAAATCAGGCTGAATGAAAGTTTGCGATTCATGTTGTGGATTTTATTTTAAAATAGTACGTATAGTTATTCAACCAGGTAAACTGCTCCCTTAATTGTTTTAAATTCAATCCGATTATCCGGTAGTTTTTTAAAGCGAACATTCCTGCCATTGCTGCTGATCTTACTGCCTGGTTTACATTCAATCCTGCAAACCTCCCCCGCCTTTGATACTATTTTAAGTTGTGTAACCATTTTATTTTTCCAGACAAAATCCAGCTCAAAGGCGCCTCTTGCAACCAACCCTTTGAATTCACCTTCACCCCATTCGTCGGGTAAAGCCGGTAATAATTTTATAAACCCGTCGTGCGACTGCATCAGCATTTCGGTAACAGCGGCGGTAACACCAAAAGAACCATCAACCTGTAATGCCCTGCCGCAAAGCGCAAAAAAGGAAGCAGTGCATTGTTCTTTCAAATACCCTTTGTAAATTTTATTGGCCCGGTTGCCATCATTCAGCCTTGCCCATAGAGCCATTTTCCAGGCACGTGACCAACCGGTAGAGGCATCTCCTCTTTCGTTCAATACTTTTTTATATGATTCAATCAATGCCGGAGTTCTTTTTTCGTACAACACTTTACCCGGGTATAATCCGTACATGTGTGAATAATGGCGGTGATTTTTTTCCAGCGATTTCCAGTCATCTGCCCATTCCTGTAAAGAGCCATCTTTACCAATTTGCGGGGGCACTAATTTTTCCCTGGCAGCTTTAACCTGTTGAATAAAGATGTCATCCTTTCCCAATATTTTTGCGGCTTCCATATAATAACCGAATAAATCATAAAGGATCTGCATATCAATGGAAGAGCCGGCACATATGGTTGTGCCTTCCCGGAATCCGGCGGTTACTTCATCAAAATAAGGTTTGTTGCCACCGCCATCCGGAAAGTTTTCGGGGGATGTGGAGGGATTGGTGACCAGCCATTTTCCATTGGGGTGTGGTACCAAAAAATCCATAAAGAATTGAACCGCACCTTCCATCAACGGAAAGGTTTCTTTTAAAAAATATTTATCCCTGGTGTATTGATAATGCTCCCATATATGTGTGCAAAGCCAGGCGCCTCCTACGGTAAATGTTCCCCAGGTGGGACCGTCCATCGGCGCTGCAACCCGCCATATATCTGTATTCTGATGAAATACCCACCCCCTTGCACCATAATGTTCACGGGCAACCTGTGTGCCCTGGTCGGTTAATTCTTTTATCATTCTTACCAGGGGTTCTGCACATTCCGGAAGGTTACCGCTTTCTACCGGCCAGTAATTCATTTGGGTATTAATGTTGGTGGTATATTTCGAATCCCAGGATGGATTCATATTGTCGTTCCAGATGCCCTGTAGATTGGCTGGTTCTGTTCCCGCCCTGGAAGAAGCGATCATAAGGTATCTGCCAAACTGATAACTCAATGCTGCCATAGAAGGATCGGGTTCTGTTTGAATCTTTTTCACCCTTTCGGGTGTAGGCAAAAAAGAATTTTGAGTACTGGATAATTGCAGTGAAACACGATTGAAATATTTTTTATGATCTGCTACAGCCGATTCCAAAATGGTATCGTAAGATTTATTTTCAATTCCGTTAAAATAATTATCTACCCGTTGATGCTGATCAGCACTCACATCTTTATAATTCACAAAATTGGTAGCCGCTGCAAAATAGATCGTTACAGAATTTGCATTTTCAATAATGAGATTCACATCGTCCGTTTTAATTGTGCCCCCTTCCGTTACTGCTTTTATTCTTGCCTCGTATTTCAGTTTCCCTTCTACTCCCATATAGTCGGCCGACTTTCCTGTAAGCACCAGTCCATCGCTGCCATAAGGATCCATTTTAAAATAATCAGTTGCATAATTGGAATGCGTTTGGTTTCTTTCTCCCCGGAGATTAGCGGTAAAAGAAATACTGCCTGGCTTATCAGCCGTAATACGAACAACAATTACCTGGTCTGGAGCAGAAGCAAGTACTTCCCGCTGATAAGTGATCCCATTGGAAATAAAACTAACACCCGTAAT from Chitinophagaceae bacterium encodes:
- a CDS encoding S9 family peptidase, with protein sequence MNRKLSFSLIFIFAVFCFCNSFAQTKKLTLEDIYSNNVYRSKGFGPVRWMKDNKGYSTLENNAGAKGTDIVVYNAESRLRTVLVNAKQLIPAGTNKPLSIANYIWSEDNSKLLVFTNTRKVWRQNSRGDYWVLNLANGRLTQLGKGLEEATLMFAKFSPDGGRVAYVSKLNIYVEDIATGKTTQLTKDGGGNIINGTFDWVYEEELDNRDGFRWSPDGKNIAYWQSDTKGVGTFYMINNVDSNYSKPIPLPYPKVGTANSAVKVGVISAAGGKTKWFSVPGDPRNNYLARMEYIPGSDEVMIQQLNRLQNTNTVWTGNTKTMALKNILTDKDEAFLDIHDNIVWLDNTTSFTWTSEKDGWMHLYKVSRDGKEMNLITKGNFDVVNINCIDPVGGFVYYIASPENFTRRYLYRSRLDGKGEAERVSPAGMDGQHSYQISADAKFAIHSFENAATPRRISLINLNTHHEIKLLEDNAALKAKMNELGLRSKEFFKVDIGEVVLDAWMIKPISFDPQKKYPLLVHVYGEPAGSTVQDNWGTGDNLWHQYLSNQLGYIVVSIDNRGTRVPRGRDFRKSIYRQIGLMAADDQAKAAKKIVATYSFVDEKRIGIWGWSGGGQMSLHCIFRHADVYKTAIAVAFVSQQTLYDNIYQERYMGLPNDNVAGYRDGSPLTHAGKLEGSLMIIHGTGDDNVHYQNFEILVNELIKNNKLFTMLSYPMRDHGISQGKNTTLHMRRSMEKFWKDNL
- a CDS encoding glycoside hydrolase family 95 protein, giving the protein MMNYYKLPFFVIFFLSASALQAQKTGIPLKINTQSFNPATLLWHAAPAKKWDEALPVGNGRLGAMVFGKNGEERIQLNEETYWSGGPYSTVVKGGYKVLPEIQKLVFEEKYLAAHNLFGRNTMGYPVEQMKYQCLANLHLFFKNQDSITNYKRWLDLETGITGVSFISNGITYQREVLASAPDQVIVVRITADKPGSISFTANLRGERNQTHSNYATDYFKMDPYGSDGLVLTGKSADYMGVEGKLKYEARIKAVTEGGTIKTDDVNLIIENANSVTIYFAAATNFVNYKDVSADQHQRVDNYFNGIENKSYDTILESAVADHKKYFNRVSLQLSSTQNSFLPTPERVKKIQTEPDPSMAALSYQFGRYLMIASSRAGTEPANLQGIWNDNMNPSWDSKYTTNINTQMNYWPVESGNLPECAEPLVRMIKELTDQGTQVAREHYGARGWVFHQNTDIWRVAAPMDGPTWGTFTVGGAWLCTHIWEHYQYTRDKYFLKETFPLMEGAVQFFMDFLVPHPNGKWLVTNPSTSPENFPDGGGNKPYFDEVTAGFREGTTICAGSSIDMQILYDLFGYYMEAAKILGKDDIFIQQVKAAREKLVPPQIGKDGSLQEWADDWKSLEKNHRHYSHMYGLYPGKVLYEKRTPALIESYKKVLNERGDASTGWSRAWKMALWARLNDGNRANKIYKGYLKEQCTASFFALCGRALQVDGSFGVTAAVTEMLMQSHDGFIKLLPALPDEWGEGEFKGLVARGAFELDFVWKNKMVTQLKIVSKAGEVCRIECKPGSKISSNGRNVRFKKLPDNRIEFKTIKGAVYLVE